GGACTTGCCAAGACGCTGGCCATCAATACGCTGTCGCAGGCGGTACAGGGCTCGTTCAGCAGGATCCAGTTTACGCCCGACCTTTTGCCTGCGGATGTTGTCGGTACGATGATTTACAACATAAAATCCAACGAATTCTCAATAAAGAAAGGACCTATATTCGCCAATTTCGTACTCGCAGACGAAATCAACCGTGCCCCTGCAAAAGTCCAATCGGCGTTGCTCGAGGCCATGCAGGAAAAGCAGGTCACCATTGGCGACACCACTTTCAAGCTCGACAAGCCGTTCCTGGTACTGGCTACGCAAAACCCGATTGAGCAGGAAGGTACCTACCCGCTGCCTGAGGCGCAGGTTGACCGTTTCATGCTGAAAACCGTCATCGACTACCCGAAAATGGAGGAAGAACGCCATGTTATCCGTCAAAACCTCAGGGGCGGTTTCGAAAAAGTCAACCCGGTGGTCTCTGTAGACCAGATCCTGCGTGCGCAACAGGCCGTACGCGAGGTTTACATGGATGAGAAAATAGAGAAATACATCCTCGACATTGTCTTCGCCACAAGATACCCTGAAAAATACAAACTTGAGAACCTGAAACCGCTTATCGGTTTTGGCGCGTCTCCGCGTGGCAGCATCAACCTGGCCAATGCAGCGAAATGCTATGCCTTCATCAAGCGTCGCGGCTATGTGATCCCGGAAGATGTGCGCGCAGTGGTGCACGACGTATTGCGTCACAGGATTGGGGTAACTTACGAAGCGGAAGCCGAAAACATCACATCGGTAGACATCATTAACAAGATTGTTAACGAAGTCGAGGTCCCTTAATATTTGTTCAAAGTTTACTGTTTCAAGTTCAAAGTTGACACAATGCGCAGAAACCTTAAGCCTTAAACTTTAAACATCCCCAATGGATACAAAAGAGCTTTTAAAGAAAGTCCGTAAGATAGAGATTAAGACCCGCAGGCTGAGCGACCACATTTTTTCGGGAGAATACCATACGTCGTTCAAAGGGCGCGGTATGACCTTCTCAGAAGTGCGGCAGTATCAGTATGGCGATGATATCCGTGCTATTGACTGGAATGTCACGGCGCGCTACAACGAGCCTTACGTCAAGATTTTCGAGGAAGAGCGCGAACTTACGATGATGCTGATGGTCGACATTTCCGGCTCTGAGAGTTTTGGTACCAAAAGCCAGTTTAAAAACGAGATCGTGACTGAGATTGCAGCCACGTTGGCGTTTTCGGCAACACAGAATAACGATAAAATCGGGTTGATCCTTTTTTCGGACCAGATTGAATTGTACATCCCTCCAAAAAAGGGAAAATCTCACGTGCTGCGCATTATCCGCGAATTGATAGAATTCGAGCCGAAAAGCCGTAAAACCGATATCGCCCAGGCGCTGCGCTTTCTTTCGGGTACGCAAAAGAAAAAAGCGATCGTATTCCTGATATCTGACTTCATGTCCGATGATTTTGAGCAGCCTTTAAAAATCGCTTCAAAAAAGCACGACCTCACCGGCATTCGTGTGTATGATCCGCGGGAGGAAAAAATGCCGAACATCGGAATGGTCCCAATGACAGATGCCGAGACCGGCAACCTGCAATTGGTTAACACAGGGTCAAAATCGGTGCGGACCGCGTATGAAAAATACTATGCGGGCAAAGTGGCCTACTTCAACGAAACCTTCCGCAGGTGCGGCTCAGGCGTAGTAAGTACCCGTGTGGACGAAAGTTATGTCACCCGTTTGCTTGGATATTTTAAATCCAGGAGTTAATTTCCCGATCCCAAAAATGAAAAAAAACATTCTTTCCCTGATTCTTTCCCTCGCCGCACTGGCCGCGTTCCCTCAGCAGGGTAAAATCACGACGGGCATCGATAAAAAGAAGCAGAAAATCGGGGCCCAGTTTAACCTGACATTAAAAACCACCGTCGATACCACCGCAAAAGTGGTGTTCCCGAAAGCACCAAATTTCGGGTCCATGATGGTGATCCGCGATGAAAAACCGGATACGGTAAAAAAGGGCGCGCGTTATGAGTTGGTTAAAAAATACGGGCTTACGCAGTTTGACAGCGGCAGTTACCTGATTCCGAAACTTAAGGTGCTCATTAATAAGAAACCTTTTTTTTCGGATTCTCTGCGGGTGGAAGTGGCTAACGTAAAGGTAGACACGCTTAAGCAGGGACTCTACGATATCAAACCGACCATCCAGGTGGAAACGCCGCCAAAAAGCTGGTGGTGGTGGTGCCTCGCCGCGGCAACGCTGATCGTAATCGCCGGCGCATTGGCTTATTATGTATTCGGGTTGTTTAAAAACAAGAAGATACAGGAGGACGTTTATAAGACGCCGATTGAAAAAGCGACGTCGTTGCTCAAGAATCTTGAAAACAAGCAATTGTGGCAAAAAGGAGAGGTGAAATCCTATTATTCGGAACTCACGGATATTGCAAGGAACTACATTGAAGAGGAAATCCACATCCCTGCGATGGAAAGCACCACCACAGAACTGATCGAAGCGCTACGCAAAGTGGCAAACCAGAAGAAAATGACCTTGTCGCAGGATACGTTCATCAATCTGGAAAAAGTATTGAAGCAGGCCGATCTCGTCAAATTCGCCAAATCAAAGCCCCAGGATTTTGAAATCCTCGAAGATAAAAAACGTGTTGAAAGCTCGATTGTCCTGATCCACAAGGCCGTCCCGGAAGAAGTCATTGAAGAAGATACGAGCGAACTGGACGAACTGATGAAGGCCAGGCTGCTCAAAAAGAAGAAACGTAAAAATGCCATTGTTGCGGCAGCCTCGATTCTGGGTGTGCTGGTCGTTTCCCTGGGGATACTCATCAGTGTCAAAGGCCTCGATTATGTGCTGGACAACACGTTCGGGCATCCGACAAAGACCTTGCTTGAGGGCGAATGGATTACCAGCGAGTACGGCAACCCCGCCATCCAGGTGCAAACGCCTGAAGTGCTGAAAAGGATCAATGCGAAAGATTTCCTGCCCAAAGACGCCATGCAGCTGATTAAGGATATGCAGACATTCCAATACGGCAATATTTACTCGGATTTCGGCATCATGGTTGCGACAAATACTTACAAAGACAATGCTGACGGCAAGCAGCCTGAAATCAACCTGGACAACGCCATCGAAGGGGAAATCAAGTTATTTGAAAAGAAAGGTGCCCAGCGCATTACGGTATTTAAGGAAGATTATACGGATAAGGACGGCTCCGTCGGCATGAAAGCTTACGGTACTTACATACGGGTAGATGCCGAAAACCGCAAGAGCATCAAGATGGCATATGAAATGATTTATTTTCACCAGGGCAATGGTTTGCAGAAAGTAATTGTCGTGCATCAGGAAGACGATAAGTATGCCAAGCCGCTTACGGATAAGCTCATGAAATCTGTAGAACTTATAACCGAAACGCCATGATGAAGGACATTTCATTTCTGAATCCCGAATTATTATGGCTGCTGACAGTCATTCCGGTGCTCATTGCCTGGCAAATCTGGCAACGGAGGCAATTGCAGGCGTCATTGAAAATCAGTTCACTTAAAGGGTTCGCGCAGGCAGGTTCGTTTCTCCCGAAATTAAAACCGCTGCTCTTTGTGTTCCGTTTGTTGGCCATCGCATTAATTATCGTGGGGATGGCGCGGCCGCGGAAAGTGGATATCAGCAGCAAAACCAAGACAACCAAGGGTGTAGATATCGTGCTGGCGATTGACGTGTCCGGCAGTATGCTTGCGCGGGATCTTAAGCCCAAC
The nucleotide sequence above comes from Flavobacterium magnum. Encoded proteins:
- a CDS encoding DUF58 domain-containing protein, with translation MDTKELLKKVRKIEIKTRRLSDHIFSGEYHTSFKGRGMTFSEVRQYQYGDDIRAIDWNVTARYNEPYVKIFEEERELTMMLMVDISGSESFGTKSQFKNEIVTEIAATLAFSATQNNDKIGLILFSDQIELYIPPKKGKSHVLRIIRELIEFEPKSRKTDIAQALRFLSGTQKKKAIVFLISDFMSDDFEQPLKIASKKHDLTGIRVYDPREEKMPNIGMVPMTDAETGNLQLVNTGSKSVRTAYEKYYAGKVAYFNETFRRCGSGVVSTRVDESYVTRLLGYFKSRS
- a CDS encoding AAA family ATPase — protein: MEENTAALDIRAINEKIERESAFIELLNLEMNKVIVGQKHMIERLLIGLLGQGHILLEGVPGLAKTLAINTLSQAVQGSFSRIQFTPDLLPADVVGTMIYNIKSNEFSIKKGPIFANFVLADEINRAPAKVQSALLEAMQEKQVTIGDTTFKLDKPFLVLATQNPIEQEGTYPLPEAQVDRFMLKTVIDYPKMEEERHVIRQNLRGGFEKVNPVVSVDQILRAQQAVREVYMDEKIEKYILDIVFATRYPEKYKLENLKPLIGFGASPRGSINLANAAKCYAFIKRRGYVIPEDVRAVVHDVLRHRIGVTYEAEAENITSVDIINKIVNEVEVP